From Streptomyces sp. NBC_00690, a single genomic window includes:
- a CDS encoding transketolase-like TK C-terminal-containing protein, with product MSTAAETRRRSATDPFATLGEVEDRVLWLASAIVDHANRVRPNSSGLKVGGHQASSASMVSIMTALWFRHLRPEDRVSVKPHASPVLHAINFLLGELDASYLPTLRAWGGLQSYPSRSKDPDPVDYSTGSVGIGATATIWGALARRYADQSGDGGFKGRQFALVGDAELDEGAVWEAVLDPQVAELGELVWIVDLNRQSLDRVVPNIAADRLRSMFAAAGWQVLTLKYGTLLEELFTRPGGDALRSRIDSMSNPEYQRLLRCPADELRERLPGTGPDADRIADLLAQLDDALLTDAMRNLGGHDMSALDTALSEIDDSRPTVLLAYTVKGYGLPSQGHPQNHSSLLTERQMRELADRVGTDLDQPWTGFAPDSAAGRLCSDAATRLHRDDPAPVTPPALPLDIGRTPAGTATTQAALGRVLLDLTRSAPEAARRVVTVSPDVSSSTNLGGWVNKVGVWSAGERTDWFADDPETILHWREKPTGQHIELGIAETNLVGLLGELGATWSRWGEPLLPIGVMYDPFVQRALEPWSFGIYAGGQSILVGTPSGVTLAPEGGAHQSITTPSLGVEQPGCVTYEPAFAIDTEWTLLASLARLGRPDGTSAYLRLSTRPVDQNLAVVPTDPAARERRRQQVVAGAYPLLRCEGAEVTIAAMGAMVTEALAAAERLRLMGIATDVVCVTSPGLIFRALNSRLGQDDAPDWILDQVFPADRATPLVTVLDGHPHTLAFLSTIHHVPLRTLGVTGFGQSGSLEEVYRYHRIDTDSIIRAALDLTR from the coding sequence CACTGCAGCTGAGACCCGTCGGCGTTCCGCCACCGATCCCTTCGCCACCCTCGGTGAGGTCGAAGATCGTGTGTTGTGGCTTGCCAGCGCGATCGTCGACCACGCGAACCGGGTACGGCCCAACTCATCGGGTCTGAAGGTGGGCGGCCACCAGGCGTCGTCCGCATCGATGGTGTCCATCATGACCGCACTGTGGTTTCGCCACCTGCGTCCTGAGGACCGGGTGTCGGTCAAACCGCACGCCTCCCCGGTGCTTCACGCCATCAACTTCCTCCTCGGCGAACTGGACGCCTCGTACCTCCCGACGCTGCGCGCCTGGGGCGGACTGCAGAGCTATCCGAGCCGCTCGAAGGATCCTGATCCGGTTGACTACTCCACCGGCTCGGTCGGCATCGGCGCCACGGCCACGATCTGGGGGGCCCTGGCCCGCCGGTACGCAGACCAGTCCGGCGACGGTGGCTTCAAGGGCCGGCAGTTCGCCCTGGTGGGAGATGCCGAGCTCGACGAGGGAGCGGTCTGGGAGGCGGTGCTCGACCCACAGGTCGCTGAACTGGGCGAGTTGGTGTGGATCGTGGACCTCAACCGACAGTCCCTGGACCGCGTCGTTCCGAACATCGCCGCGGACCGGCTCCGGAGCATGTTCGCGGCAGCGGGTTGGCAGGTCCTCACACTCAAGTACGGCACGCTGCTCGAAGAGCTGTTCACCCGCCCCGGAGGGGACGCCCTGCGCTCCCGGATCGACAGCATGTCCAATCCCGAGTACCAGCGACTGCTGCGCTGCCCTGCGGACGAGCTGCGCGAGCGGCTGCCGGGAACCGGGCCGGACGCCGACCGGATCGCCGACCTGCTGGCCCAACTCGACGACGCACTGCTGACCGACGCGATGCGCAACCTGGGCGGGCACGACATGTCCGCGCTGGACACGGCCCTGTCCGAGATCGACGACAGCCGACCCACCGTTCTTCTCGCCTACACCGTCAAGGGCTATGGCCTGCCGTCCCAGGGCCATCCGCAGAACCACTCCTCACTGCTGACGGAGCGGCAGATGCGGGAACTCGCTGACCGGGTCGGGACGGACCTCGACCAGCCCTGGACCGGTTTCGCGCCTGATTCCGCGGCGGGACGGCTCTGCTCGGACGCCGCGACGCGTCTGCACCGTGACGACCCGGCTCCGGTGACCCCGCCCGCCCTCCCTCTCGACATCGGCCGCACTCCGGCGGGCACGGCGACCACCCAAGCGGCGTTGGGCCGTGTGCTGCTCGATCTGACCAGGTCCGCACCGGAAGCCGCCCGCAGGGTGGTGACCGTGAGCCCGGACGTCAGCTCGTCGACCAATCTGGGCGGCTGGGTGAACAAGGTCGGAGTCTGGTCCGCAGGGGAGCGTACGGACTGGTTCGCCGACGATCCAGAAACCATCCTGCACTGGCGCGAGAAGCCGACCGGGCAACACATCGAACTGGGCATCGCCGAAACCAACCTGGTCGGGCTGCTCGGAGAGCTCGGCGCGACCTGGAGCCGTTGGGGCGAGCCCCTGCTGCCGATCGGGGTGATGTACGACCCCTTCGTCCAACGGGCCCTGGAACCATGGTCCTTCGGCATCTACGCAGGCGGCCAGTCGATCCTGGTCGGCACTCCATCCGGTGTCACCCTCGCACCCGAGGGCGGGGCGCACCAGTCCATCACCACTCCGTCCCTCGGTGTGGAACAACCCGGCTGCGTCACCTACGAACCGGCCTTCGCCATCGACACGGAGTGGACGCTGCTGGCCTCCCTCGCCAGGCTGGGACGGCCTGATGGCACCTCCGCCTATCTGCGGCTCTCCACCCGTCCGGTCGATCAGAACCTGGCCGTCGTGCCCACGGACCCGGCCGCCCGCGAACGCCGTAGGCAGCAGGTCGTCGCGGGTGCCTATCCCCTTCTGCGCTGCGAGGGCGCCGAGGTCACCATCGCCGCCATGGGTGCGATGGTGACCGAAGCCCTCGCCGCAGCCGAGCGACTGCGCCTGATGGGAATCGCCACGGACGTGGTCTGCGTGACCAGTCCGGGACTGATCTTCAGGGCACTGAACTCCCGCCTCGGACAGGACGACGCCCCCGACTGGATCCTCGACCAGGTCTTCCCCGCCGACCGGGCAACCCCGCTCGTCACCGTCCTGGACGGACACCCCCACACACTGGCGTTCCTCTCCACCATCCACCACGTGCCGCTGCGCACCCTGGGGGTCACCGGCTTCGGGCAGTCCGGCTCGCTGGAGGAGGTCTACCGCTACCACCGGATCGACACCGACAGCATCATCCGAGCCGCCCTCGACCTCACCCGCTAG